In Clostridium sporogenes, one genomic interval encodes:
- a CDS encoding DUF2225 domain-containing protein gives MNYNESHKNNSKDWPIYKKNGAEWLKEKSLLYDKEVTCPVCGNTFKAKSIKTSSYRILKKDSDLFIRYSIINPYFYDVWVCNECGYAAMKKDFNKIRFFQINSVKEQITSTWIPREYPEVYNIDVAIERFKLSLLNYVVIESAYSKKGFNCLKLAWMYRLKDDYDKEKLFLSEALESLKEAYFSEDFPIYRMDRYTTMYLIGELLRRTGNSEEALRWFSNVITCPGISSRLKNLARDQNDLIKEEMNKIDFTTIPNEVDKIDNTKPKKGILARLLSKIK, from the coding sequence TTGAATTACAATGAATCCCATAAAAATAATAGTAAAGATTGGCCAATATATAAAAAAAATGGCGCTGAATGGTTAAAAGAAAAATCTCTTTTATATGATAAAGAAGTCACCTGCCCTGTGTGTGGTAATACCTTTAAAGCAAAATCTATAAAAACTTCTTCTTACAGAATTCTAAAAAAAGATTCTGATCTTTTTATACGATATTCTATTATAAATCCTTATTTTTATGATGTTTGGGTTTGTAATGAATGCGGTTATGCTGCTATGAAAAAAGATTTTAACAAAATAAGATTTTTTCAAATAAATTCTGTAAAAGAACAAATAACTTCAACTTGGATTCCTAGGGAATATCCTGAAGTATATAATATAGATGTAGCTATTGAAAGATTTAAATTATCTTTATTAAATTATGTGGTTATAGAATCTGCTTATAGTAAAAAAGGATTCAATTGTTTAAAGTTGGCTTGGATGTATAGACTAAAGGATGATTATGATAAAGAAAAATTATTTTTAAGTGAAGCCCTAGAGTCTCTTAAAGAAGCTTATTTTTCAGAGGATTTCCCTATATATAGGATGGATAGATACACTACCATGTATTTAATAGGTGAATTACTGCGAAGAACTGGGAATTCTGAAGAAGCTTTGCGTTGGTTTAGTAATGTTATAACCTGTCCTGGTATTTCTAGTAGATTAAAAAATTTAGCTAGAGATCAAAATGATCTTATAAAAGAAGAAATGAATAAAATTGATTTTACTACTATACCTAACGAGGTTGATAAAATAGATAATACTAAACCCAAAAAGGGAATCTTAGCTAGACTTCTAAGTAAAATAAAGTAA